Part of the Streptomyces sp. NBC_00457 genome, GGCCGATCGCCAACGCACCGCCTCCCGGGTGGCCGCGGCCGCGGCGGACGCCTACCGGGCCGTGGGCGGCTGGACGGCCGCGGACCTCGCCGCCGCCCAGGCGCTGGCCAACAGCAGCGGGGCGGCACTGACCGTGCGGGATGCGAACGGCCGTGCCGTCCTCGGCGCCGACGGCTCCGGAACCGGCCACGACGTGCCCGGCTGGCAGCACGGCCCACACGGGCCCGGCAACGCCTCCGGGCCCAGCGCGAGCGCATCCGTCGTGGTGGACGGCAGCACGGTCGGCGCAGTGCAGCTGCGCTTCCCGGCCGGGACAGGCTCGGCGGGACTGTCCGTGGCCTGGGGCTGGGTGACCGCCGCCGCACTCGGCGCTCTCGCCCTCGCGCTGGCCGTCAGCTGGTTCGTCACCCGGCGCCTGACCGCTCCCGTCGTCCGGGTCGCGGCCACCGCCCGCGCGCTCGCCGCCGGAGACCGTGGCGCCCGTGCCCGGATCGACGGCCCGGGCGAACTGGGCGATCTCGCCCGCGCCTTCGACGCCATGGCCGACGAAGTCACCCGCACCGAGCAGGCCCGCCACCGGCTTGCAGCCGACATCGCCCACGAACTGCGCACCCCGCTCGCGGCGTTGCAGGCAGGGCTCGAAGAGCTCCGCGACGGCTACGCCGACCCTGCCCCGAACCGCCTGGCCGCCCTCCACGACCAGTCCCTGAGACTGGGCCGCGTCGTCGGTGACCTCGGCGAACTGGCGGAGGCCGAGTCGGTCCGGCTCTCCCTCCACCTGGCCGAGGTGGATCTGACGGCCCTGGTCCGTGCCGCCGTGGCCGACCGCGAGGCCGACCTGCGCACCGCCGGGCTGACCGTGCGCACCCGCACGGGCCCTGCTCCCCTGCCGGTGCGCGCCGACGCGGACCGCCTGCATCAGGCTCTCGGCAACCTTCTGAGCAACGCCGCCCGCCACTGCCGTCCCGGCGACACAGTCACCGTCACCACCTCCACCACCGCCGCCGCCGAAGCACTCGTCGAGGTGGCGGACACCGGACCGGGCATCCCCGCCGACGAGCTCCCCCATGTCTTCGACCGCCTCTGGCGCGGCGCCCGCGCCCGCTCGACCGGCGGCAGCGGCATCGGCCTGGCCGTGGTCAAGGAGCTGGTCACCGCCCACGGCGGCACGGTTACCGCAGACTCCGCACCAGGTGGCGGGGCCCTGATGGCCCTCCGCCTGCCCATGGCCGACGCACGGCGCTCCGGGGCCGCCCGCGGATCGCGCGCAACGCCGGAGGTTGCCCCACAGGCAAATACCCCATGGGGTATTTGACGCTCCCCTCGAGGCCGCCGTACTCTCGCCAGTGAGAAACCCCCGGGGGTATTTGAGGAGGCAACGAAGTGGCTCGTGAAGCAACGCAGGAGGCCTTCGCGGCGGCCTGGGCCGACGGTGGGCTCGTGGTCGACGTACGGGAGGCGGACGAGTACGCCGCCGGACACGTACCAGGCGCGCGGCTGATGCCTCTGCGCACCGTGCCGGCGCAGTGCGGCGAGCTGCCCGCCGACCAGCCGGTGTACGTGATCTGTGCCAGCGGCAACCGCAGCAGGACCGCCGCCGACTGGATGAACTCCCGTGACATCGACGCCTACTCCGTAGCCGGCGGCACCTCCGCCTGGGCCCGCGCCGGACGCCCGGTCGCGGCAGGACCCATCGAGCACGCGGCCTGACCCCACACCGACACCCGCACCGCACCCGCACCCGCACCCGCACCCGCACCCGCACCAGAAGTGAAGGAGCTCCGTCTTGGCCGCCACCCCCTCACCCACCGGCGAGCCGGTCTCCGGCCGCCACCGCGTCGCCGTCGTCGGCGGCGGCAGCGCCGGCATCAGCGTCGCCGCCCGCCTGCGGCGGGCAGGCGTCAGGGACATCACCCTCATCGAACCGTCCGACACCCACTGGTACCAACCGCTGTGGACCCTGGTCGGCGGCGGCCAGGCACGCCTGCGCGCCACCCGCCGCCCCGAGGGGTCAGTCATACCCGACGGCGTGCGCTGGATCCGCCGGCGCGCCCTGGCCGTTGACCCCGACGTCCGCACGGTGACACTCTCCGGCGGCGGCGAACTCACCTACGAGTACCTGGTGCTGGCGCCCGGCCTCCAGCTCGACTGGAACGGCGTGCCCGGCCTGGCCGAGGCCATCGGCCACGACCGGGTGAGCAGCAACTACGCACCCGAGTACGCCCCGCGCACCTGGGAGCTGATCAGGCACATGCGCTCCGGTACCGCTGTCTTCACGCACCCGGCCACGCCGCTGAAGTGCGGCGGCGCTCCGCAGAAGATCGCTTACCTGGCCGCGGACCACTGGCGCAAGCAGAAGGTGCTTGACCGCATCCGGATCATCCTCGTCCTCCCCGACCCGGCGCTGTTCAAGGTGCCCGCCTGGTCGCAGGTCCTGGAGAAGGTGGCCGCCCGGTACGGGATCGAGGTGCGGCTGCACTCCGAGATGACCGCCGTCGACGGCACCGCCCGCGAGATCACCGTCACCGAGCACGCGAACGGCACGAAGGAGTCCATCGGCTACGACCTCCTGCACGCCGTGCCGCCGCAGAGCGCCCCCGACTGGATCAAGACGGGCCCGCTCGCCGACCCGGCGAGCCCCCAGGGGTTCGTCGCCGCTGACAAGCACACCCTCCAACATCCGTCCTACGACAACGTCTTCGCGCTCGGCGACGTGGCGAACCTGCCCACCTCGAAGACCGGCGCGGCCGTGCGCAAGCAGGCACCAGTCGTGGCCGCCAATCTGCTCGACGCGATGCACGGTCGGGCTCCGTCGCATCGTTACGACGGCTACACGTCCTGTCCGCTGGTGACCGCCCGCGACCGGATGCTGCTCGCCGAGTTCGACTACGACCTGAACCCCACACCCACCTTCCCGCTGCTCGACCCCTTCAAGGAGCGGCGCACGATGTGGTTGTTCAAGCGGTACGGCCTGCCGCCCGTGTACTGGCACGGCATGCTCACCGGCCGCCTCTGACCGGCCGGCCCGGGACATCCCCCGACCCGGGCCGGTCACCCCGCCCTCGAATCAAGGGCGCATCAGACCCATTTATATACCCCCAGGGGTATAAGCCGTCACGCTCTTCCGACACGGAGGTCACCCGAAGATGTTCTTCGCCCAGTACTACCTCGACTGCCTCTCCCAGGCGTCGTACATGATCGCCGACGAGACCACCGGCCGGGCCGTCGTCGTCGACCCCCGCCGCGACGTCTCCGAATACCTCACCGACGCCGCCGAGCACGGTTTCACCATCGAGGCCGTCGTCAACACCCACTTCCACGCCGACTTCCTCGCCGGCCACCTGGAGCTGGCCGACCGCACCGGCGCCTGGATCGGCTACGGGCAGCGCGCCGAGGCCGAGTACCCCATCCGAAAGCTGACCGACGGCGAGCGCATCAGCCTCGGCGACGTGCACCTGCAGATCCTCGAAACCCCCGGCCACACGCCGGAGTCGATCAGCGTCCTGGTGTACGAGCACACCTCCGACGCCATCCCCTACGGCGTCCTGACAGGCGACGCGCTGTTCATCGGCGACGTGGGCCGGCCCGACCTGCTCGCCTCCATCGGCGTGACCGCCGACGAACTCGGCCGCATGCTCTACGACACC contains:
- a CDS encoding sensor histidine kinase, producing the protein MTPESSLRPGAQVPPAQPTGGLGPLGRRLFAAFAVVALASVALLTAAALVGTDRGLSSAHQADRQRTASRVAAAAADAYRAVGGWTAADLAAAQALANSSGAALTVRDANGRAVLGADGSGTGHDVPGWQHGPHGPGNASGPSASASVVVDGSTVGAVQLRFPAGTGSAGLSVAWGWVTAAALGALALALAVSWFVTRRLTAPVVRVAATARALAAGDRGARARIDGPGELGDLARAFDAMADEVTRTEQARHRLAADIAHELRTPLAALQAGLEELRDGYADPAPNRLAALHDQSLRLGRVVGDLGELAEAESVRLSLHLAEVDLTALVRAAVADREADLRTAGLTVRTRTGPAPLPVRADADRLHQALGNLLSNAARHCRPGDTVTVTTSTTAAAEALVEVADTGPGIPADELPHVFDRLWRGARARSTGGSGIGLAVVKELVTAHGGTVTADSAPGGGALMALRLPMADARRSGAARGSRATPEVAPQANTPWGI
- a CDS encoding rhodanese-like domain-containing protein yields the protein MAREATQEAFAAAWADGGLVVDVREADEYAAGHVPGARLMPLRTVPAQCGELPADQPVYVICASGNRSRTAADWMNSRDIDAYSVAGGTSAWARAGRPVAAGPIEHAA
- a CDS encoding NAD(P)/FAD-dependent oxidoreductase, whose product is MAATPSPTGEPVSGRHRVAVVGGGSAGISVAARLRRAGVRDITLIEPSDTHWYQPLWTLVGGGQARLRATRRPEGSVIPDGVRWIRRRALAVDPDVRTVTLSGGGELTYEYLVLAPGLQLDWNGVPGLAEAIGHDRVSSNYAPEYAPRTWELIRHMRSGTAVFTHPATPLKCGGAPQKIAYLAADHWRKQKVLDRIRIILVLPDPALFKVPAWSQVLEKVAARYGIEVRLHSEMTAVDGTAREITVTEHANGTKESIGYDLLHAVPPQSAPDWIKTGPLADPASPQGFVAADKHTLQHPSYDNVFALGDVANLPTSKTGAAVRKQAPVVAANLLDAMHGRAPSHRYDGYTSCPLVTARDRMLLAEFDYDLNPTPTFPLLDPFKERRTMWLFKRYGLPPVYWHGMLTGRL